Proteins from one Streptomyces caniferus genomic window:
- a CDS encoding alpha/beta hydrolase — translation MRKTAALGAAGTLVTGALLAGAISATPASAGDKHQRGSAEARGVAIAAARAAKKGIDWQDCPADWGFKPPIQCGYVSVPVDYARPNGRTIKIAVDRAVSTGTKKERQGALVYNPGGPGGSGMRFPARITTKSPLWAKTAKAYDFVGFDPRGVGHSAPISCMNPQEFVKAPKADPVPDSEADKRAQRKLAKEYADGCAERSGGLLPYMTTKNTVRDLDVIRAALGEKKLNYLGVSYGTYLGAVYGTLFPNHVRRMLVDSVVNPARENIWYQANLDQDIAFETRWGDWKKWVAKNDATYHIGATPQKVQAAWEKLRATAKKNPIGGVVGPAELTGFFQNAPYYDSMWASVAEVWSAYLSGDSKPLVENAGPNLEDTAGNISAENGNAVYTAVECTDAKWPTSWKKWDRDNTRIHQQAPFMTWSNAWMNLPCATWPVKQQRPVDVKTGKGLPSVLIVQSTRDAATPYGGAVELHKRFKGSRLITERDAGSHGVTGQVNPCINDRVDAYFLEGKTDAKDVTCAPHATPQPNKLSAAKSLLGSLDLPAVG, via the coding sequence GTGAGAAAAACAGCAGCGCTCGGCGCCGCCGGCACCCTGGTGACCGGTGCGCTCCTCGCCGGAGCGATATCCGCCACGCCCGCCAGCGCGGGCGACAAGCACCAGCGCGGTTCGGCCGAAGCACGCGGTGTGGCGATCGCCGCCGCGCGCGCGGCCAAGAAGGGCATCGACTGGCAGGACTGTCCTGCCGACTGGGGCTTCAAGCCGCCCATCCAGTGCGGCTATGTCAGCGTCCCGGTCGACTACGCCCGGCCCAACGGCCGCACCATCAAGATCGCCGTGGACCGTGCCGTCAGCACCGGCACCAAGAAGGAGCGTCAGGGCGCCCTCGTCTACAACCCCGGCGGCCCCGGCGGCTCGGGCATGAGGTTCCCGGCCCGCATCACCACCAAGAGCCCCCTGTGGGCCAAGACCGCCAAGGCGTACGACTTCGTGGGCTTCGACCCGCGGGGCGTGGGCCACTCCGCGCCGATCTCCTGCATGAACCCGCAGGAGTTCGTCAAGGCGCCCAAGGCCGATCCGGTGCCGGACAGCGAGGCCGACAAGCGCGCCCAGCGCAAGCTGGCCAAGGAGTACGCCGACGGCTGTGCCGAGCGCAGCGGCGGCCTCCTGCCGTACATGACGACCAAGAACACCGTCCGCGACCTGGATGTGATCCGCGCCGCGCTCGGTGAGAAGAAGCTCAACTACCTGGGCGTGTCCTACGGCACCTACCTGGGCGCCGTCTACGGCACGCTCTTCCCGAACCACGTCCGCCGGATGCTCGTCGACAGCGTCGTCAACCCGGCCCGCGAGAACATCTGGTACCAGGCCAACCTGGACCAGGACATCGCCTTCGAGACCCGCTGGGGCGACTGGAAGAAGTGGGTGGCCAAGAACGACGCCACCTACCACATCGGCGCCACTCCCCAGAAGGTCCAGGCGGCGTGGGAGAAGCTGCGCGCGACCGCCAAGAAGAACCCCATCGGCGGCGTCGTCGGCCCCGCCGAGCTGACCGGCTTCTTCCAGAACGCGCCGTACTACGACTCGATGTGGGCCTCGGTCGCCGAGGTCTGGAGCGCGTACCTCTCCGGCGACAGCAAGCCGCTGGTGGAGAACGCCGGTCCGAACCTCGAGGACACCGCGGGCAACATCTCCGCGGAGAACGGCAACGCGGTCTACACGGCCGTCGAGTGCACCGACGCCAAGTGGCCCACCAGCTGGAAGAAGTGGGACCGCGACAACACCCGCATCCACCAGCAGGCACCGTTCATGACCTGGTCCAACGCCTGGATGAACCTGCCCTGCGCCACGTGGCCGGTCAAGCAGCAGCGACCGGTCGACGTCAAGACCGGCAAGGGCCTGCCGAGCGTGCTGATCGTGCAGAGCACCCGCGACGCGGCCACGCCGTACGGCGGTGCGGTCGAGCTGCACAAGCGGTTCAAGGGCTCGCGCCTGATCACCGAGCGGGACGCCGGATCGCACGGTGTCACCGGTCAGGTCAACCCCTGCATCAACGACCGGGTCGACGCGTACTTCCTGGAAGGGAAGACCGACGCCAAGGACGTGACCTGCGCCCCGCACGCCACGCCCCAGCCCAACAAGCTGTCGGCGGCGAAGTCCCTCCTGGGGTCCTTGGACCTTCCTGCTGTGGGCTGA
- a CDS encoding cytochrome c oxidase assembly protein encodes MDHSGHGMDGMNMDLPPFTLARGLEFGGDPFFLVGCLLGLGLYGWAVIRLRRRGDAWPVGRTVAWAVGLVTVALVMCTRLNDYGMAMFSVHMVQHMVISMLSPILLLLGAPMTLALRALPAAGRGRKGPRELLVALLHSRYMRIITHPAFTIPLFIASLYALYFSPLFDFLMESRAGHIGMMVHFLAVGLVFFWPIMGVDPGPHRPGYVMRMLELFAGMPFHAFFGIALMMATEPMVDTFLHPPSSLGIEALADQSAAGGIAWAFSEIPSVVVLIALVFQWYKSEERQSQRADRAADRNGDKDLADYNAYLASLNARSR; translated from the coding sequence ATGGATCACAGCGGGCACGGCATGGACGGCATGAACATGGATCTGCCGCCGTTCACGCTGGCGCGGGGCCTGGAGTTCGGTGGTGATCCGTTCTTTCTCGTCGGCTGCCTGCTGGGACTCGGGCTGTACGGCTGGGCGGTGATCCGGCTGCGGCGGCGGGGCGATGCCTGGCCGGTGGGCCGGACCGTCGCCTGGGCCGTGGGCCTCGTGACGGTGGCACTGGTGATGTGCACCAGGCTCAACGACTACGGCATGGCGATGTTCAGCGTGCACATGGTCCAGCACATGGTCATCAGCATGCTCTCGCCGATCCTGCTGCTGCTCGGGGCCCCGATGACCCTCGCGCTGCGCGCGCTGCCGGCCGCCGGGCGCGGCCGCAAAGGGCCGCGCGAACTGCTGGTGGCGCTGCTGCACAGCCGCTACATGCGGATCATCACGCATCCGGCGTTCACCATCCCGCTGTTCATCGCGAGTCTCTACGCGCTCTACTTCTCGCCGCTGTTCGACTTCCTGATGGAGTCCCGGGCCGGGCACATCGGGATGATGGTGCACTTCCTCGCGGTCGGTCTGGTGTTCTTCTGGCCGATCATGGGCGTCGACCCGGGCCCGCACCGGCCCGGCTATGTGATGCGGATGCTGGAGCTGTTCGCGGGCATGCCGTTCCACGCCTTCTTCGGAATCGCCCTGATGATGGCCACCGAACCGATGGTCGACACCTTCCTGCACCCGCCGTCCTCGCTCGGCATCGAGGCGCTGGCCGACCAGTCGGCGGCCGGCGGCATCGCCTGGGCCTTCAGCGAGATCCCGTCCGTGGTGGTGCTGATCGCCCTGGTCTTCCAGTGGTACAAGTCCGAGGAGCGTCAGTCGCAGCGCGCGGACCGGGCCGCCGACCGCAACGGCGACAAGGATCTGGCCGACTACAACGCCTACCTCGCCTCGCTCAACGCACGGAGCCGGTAA
- a CDS encoding urease accessory protein UreF has translation MSRAALLVLADGRFPAGGHAHSGGAEPAVAAGRIKDAATLETFCRGRLHTVGLVAAALAAAAAAGHDPLLLDDAADARTPVPALRQIARRLGRQMMRAARATWPSEALDALAAARPRGAHQPVVLGLAARSAGLPPLDAAYAVAYENISGPATAAVRLLSLDPFDATAVLARLTAELDQVVHRATEAALRIGEEGTGALPAASAPLLDITAQQHAAWPVRLFAS, from the coding sequence ATGAGCCGCGCAGCGCTGCTCGTCCTCGCCGACGGCCGGTTCCCCGCCGGAGGGCACGCCCACTCGGGCGGCGCCGAACCGGCCGTCGCCGCGGGACGGATCAAGGACGCCGCCACCCTGGAGACCTTCTGCCGGGGCCGGCTGCACACCGTGGGCCTGGTCGCCGCGGCGCTCGCCGCCGCGGCCGCGGCCGGCCACGACCCGCTCCTCCTGGACGACGCGGCCGATGCCCGAACGCCGGTACCCGCGCTACGGCAGATCGCGCGGCGCCTCGGCCGGCAGATGATGCGGGCCGCCCGGGCGACCTGGCCGAGCGAGGCACTCGACGCGCTCGCCGCGGCCCGTCCCCGCGGCGCCCACCAGCCCGTCGTCCTGGGCCTGGCCGCCCGGTCGGCGGGCCTGCCACCGCTCGATGCCGCCTACGCCGTGGCCTACGAGAACATCAGCGGCCCGGCCACCGCGGCCGTCCGCCTGCTGAGCCTGGACCCCTTCGACGCCACCGCCGTACTCGCCCGTCTCACCGCCGAGCTCGACCAGGTCGTGCACCGGGCCACCGAAGCCGCGCTGCGGATCGGCGAAGAAGGGACCGGCGCACTGCCCGCGGCCTCCGCGCCGCTGCTCGACATCACCGCCCAACAGCACGCCGCCTGGCCGGTACGCCTCTTCGCGTCCTGA
- a CDS encoding SSI family serine proteinase inhibitor, translating into MPVSRRRRSIRATLTVSVSALAALSAALLSTLSAGPAQADEPPAADQGLLLTVSGAGNTWSRGVRLTCPDVHRRHPHAAAACDALAWARGNLDALPGHPQSCTREYDPITATATGTWHGIVVNWHKEFPNGCTMDSATGPLFRF; encoded by the coding sequence ATGCCCGTGAGCCGTCGACGCCGATCCATCCGTGCCACCCTGACCGTGTCCGTGTCCGCGCTCGCCGCCCTCTCCGCGGCCCTGCTCAGCACGCTCTCCGCGGGCCCGGCGCAGGCCGACGAGCCGCCGGCCGCCGATCAGGGCCTGCTGCTGACGGTGTCCGGAGCCGGCAACACCTGGAGCCGGGGCGTGCGCCTCACCTGCCCGGACGTCCACCGCAGACATCCGCACGCGGCCGCCGCCTGCGACGCGCTGGCCTGGGCCCGCGGGAACCTGGACGCCCTGCCCGGCCACCCGCAGTCCTGCACCCGGGAGTACGACCCGATCACGGCCACCGCGACCGGCACCTGGCACGGCATCGTCGTGAACTGGCACAAGGAGTTCCCCAACGGCTGCACGATGGACTCCGCGACCGGGCCCCTGTTCCGCTTCTGA
- a CDS encoding urease accessory protein UreD gives MTLAPSPPKTARAATGLCATARIVARADKGGPTRLPVLDGDGPFALRRIRGQGSQARVCVVGAMSAPLGGDRLGIEATAEAGSALHLTAAAATVALPGRTGEHARYDVWLTVGDGARLDWLPEPLISAAGSDLRMTTTVELAPTARLVLREEQVLGRSGEETGTLRSRLTVRRGGRTLLDQETAYGPGVPGWDTSAVLGGHRAVGQLLVVGPEFEEHSAEVRLLGGAAGEGAGDGAGQGVLAPLAGPGALATAVAPDALRLRRLLDEAALSAAAG, from the coding sequence ATGACCCTCGCACCTTCCCCACCAAAGACGGCCCGCGCCGCCACCGGGCTGTGCGCCACCGCCCGCATCGTCGCGCGGGCCGACAAGGGTGGCCCCACCCGGCTGCCCGTCCTCGACGGCGACGGCCCGTTCGCGTTGCGCCGCATCCGCGGGCAGGGAAGCCAGGCCCGGGTCTGTGTCGTGGGCGCCATGAGCGCCCCGCTCGGCGGCGACCGGCTGGGCATCGAAGCCACCGCCGAGGCCGGCAGCGCGCTGCACCTCACGGCCGCCGCCGCGACCGTCGCGCTGCCCGGCCGTACCGGCGAACACGCCCGCTACGACGTGTGGTTGACGGTGGGCGACGGCGCACGGCTCGACTGGCTGCCCGAACCGCTGATCTCCGCGGCGGGCAGCGACCTGCGGATGACCACCACCGTCGAACTGGCCCCCACCGCACGCCTGGTACTCCGTGAGGAACAGGTTCTGGGACGCAGCGGTGAGGAGACCGGCACCCTGCGCAGCCGGCTCACCGTCCGACGGGGCGGCCGGACGCTGCTCGACCAGGAGACGGCGTACGGGCCCGGCGTCCCCGGCTGGGACACCTCGGCCGTCCTGGGCGGGCATCGCGCCGTCGGCCAACTCCTGGTCGTCGGGCCGGAGTTCGAGGAGCACTCGGCCGAGGTGCGGCTGCTCGGCGGCGCGGCGGGAGAGGGAGCCGGCGACGGTGCGGGACAGGGCGTCCTCGCACCGCTGGCGGGTCCCGGGGCCCTGGCCACGGCCGTGGCCCCGGACGCGCTCCGGCTGCGGCGCCTCCTGGACGAGGCCGCGCTGAGTGCGGCCGCCGGGTGA
- a CDS encoding NAD-dependent epimerase/dehydratase family protein yields the protein MTSGSAVVIGASGQIGRAAVRALARDGWEVRAASRRGGRDDSWPAGVRPVTADREDDAALAGLVGEGCDVLLDCVAYGAAHAEQLTALADRIGSAVVVSSCAVYEDDRGRSFATMGEPDGSPVYPLPVPESQPTVRPGDDNYVSRKAALERTLLAQGDRLPVTLLRACAVHGPYSPLPRELHFVKRVLDGRRVRVLAYGGSSRFHPVHVDNLAELVRLAARRPGSRVLNAADPQAPTVAEISAAVDAAMGAPESEIVRLDGAPPSSDVGDTPWSVPHPLVYDMTAAERELGYRPVTTYEESLPATVEWLTGRVEGRDWREVFPMMAGVYSDEKLFGYAAEDRWLAGRGGEQG from the coding sequence ATGACATCAGGCAGCGCAGTGGTGATCGGGGCGAGCGGGCAGATCGGGCGGGCGGCGGTGCGGGCCCTGGCGCGGGACGGCTGGGAGGTACGGGCGGCGTCCCGGCGCGGCGGGCGCGACGACTCCTGGCCCGCGGGGGTCCGCCCGGTGACGGCGGACCGGGAGGACGACGCGGCGCTGGCCGGACTGGTCGGCGAGGGCTGTGATGTGCTGCTGGACTGTGTGGCGTACGGGGCCGCGCACGCGGAGCAGCTGACGGCGCTGGCGGACCGGATCGGTTCGGCCGTGGTGGTCTCCAGTTGCGCGGTGTACGAGGACGACCGCGGGCGCAGCTTCGCGACGATGGGCGAACCGGACGGCTCCCCCGTCTATCCGCTGCCCGTCCCGGAGTCCCAGCCGACCGTGCGGCCCGGCGACGACAACTACGTCAGCCGCAAGGCCGCCCTGGAACGGACGCTGCTGGCGCAGGGCGACCGGCTGCCGGTGACGCTGCTGCGGGCCTGCGCCGTGCACGGCCCGTACAGTCCGCTGCCCCGTGAGCTGCACTTCGTCAAGCGGGTGCTGGACGGGCGCCGGGTGCGGGTGCTCGCCTACGGCGGCAGCAGCCGTTTCCATCCGGTGCATGTGGACAACCTCGCGGAGCTGGTCCGGCTGGCGGCCCGCCGGCCGGGCTCGCGGGTGCTCAACGCGGCCGATCCGCAGGCGCCGACGGTGGCCGAGATCTCGGCGGCGGTGGATGCGGCGATGGGCGCGCCGGAGAGCGAGATCGTACGGCTGGACGGCGCCCCGCCGTCGTCCGACGTCGGCGACACCCCCTGGTCGGTCCCGCATCCCCTCGTCTACGACATGACCGCGGCGGAGCGCGAGTTGGGCTACCGCCCCGTGACGACCTACGAGGAGTCGCTGCCGGCGACGGTGGAATGGCTGACCGGCCGGGTCGAGGGGCGGGACTGGCGGGAGGTGTTCCCGATGATGGCCGGCGTCTACTCGGACGAGAAGCTGTTCGGGTACGCGGCCGAGGACCGCTGGCTGGCGGGGCGGGGCGGCGAGCAGGGCTGA
- a CDS encoding YbaK/EbsC family protein, translated as MTEHETYTKLIGLLDERGARYRIYQHAEEGATEAVSALRGNAVEQAAKCIVVMVKLGKKTKRHVLAVVPGDRRVDLGAVKALLGGSYAGFATPEVAERLARSVSGTILPFSFDEELALIVDPTLLEQPEIFFNAARLDRSLALVTADYVAIAEPRVEPIAG; from the coding sequence ATGACCGAACACGAGACCTACACCAAGCTGATCGGGCTGCTGGACGAGCGCGGGGCGCGCTACCGGATCTACCAGCATGCCGAGGAGGGCGCGACGGAGGCGGTCAGCGCGCTGCGCGGGAACGCCGTCGAGCAGGCCGCCAAATGCATCGTGGTGATGGTCAAGCTGGGCAAGAAGACCAAGCGCCATGTGCTGGCGGTCGTGCCGGGTGACCGGCGGGTGGATCTGGGGGCGGTGAAGGCCCTGCTGGGCGGCTCGTACGCCGGGTTCGCCACGCCCGAGGTCGCGGAGCGGCTGGCGCGCAGTGTCAGCGGGACCATCCTGCCGTTCTCCTTCGACGAGGAGCTGGCACTGATCGTCGATCCGACGCTGCTGGAACAGCCGGAGATCTTCTTCAACGCGGCCCGGCTGGACCGCTCGCTGGCGCTGGTCACGGCGGACTATGTGGCGATCGCGGAGCCGCGGGTCGAACCGATCGCGGGCTGA
- a CDS encoding lysophospholipid acyltransferase family protein, whose translation MFYQVLKYLLLGPLLRLVFRPRIEGLDHVPEEGAAIIAGNHLSFADHFVMPAIVPRRVTFLAKAEYFTGPGLKGRLTAAFFRGVGQIPVDRSGGRASQAAISSGLSVLRKGRLLGIYPEGTRSHDGRLYKGRTGVASMAIKAGVPVVPCAMIGTFEAQPTGRRLPRIMRITIRFGAPLDFSRYAGLEDERIALRAVTDEIMYAILTLSGQEYVDTYAGEAKAAAQAQARAHGRRGHGRETAD comes from the coding sequence GTGTTCTATCAGGTGCTGAAGTACCTGCTTCTCGGGCCGTTGCTGCGGCTGGTGTTCCGGCCGCGGATCGAGGGGCTCGATCATGTGCCGGAAGAGGGCGCGGCGATCATCGCGGGCAATCATCTGTCGTTCGCCGACCACTTCGTGATGCCGGCGATCGTGCCGCGCCGGGTGACGTTTCTGGCCAAGGCCGAGTACTTCACCGGGCCCGGCCTGAAGGGGCGGCTGACCGCGGCGTTCTTCCGGGGCGTCGGGCAGATTCCGGTGGACCGGTCCGGGGGCCGTGCCTCGCAGGCGGCGATCTCCTCGGGGCTCTCCGTCCTGCGCAAGGGCCGGCTGCTGGGCATCTATCCGGAGGGCACCCGCTCGCACGACGGCCGGCTCTACAAGGGGCGTACGGGCGTCGCCTCGATGGCCATCAAGGCCGGGGTTCCGGTGGTGCCGTGCGCGATGATCGGCACGTTCGAGGCACAGCCGACGGGCCGGCGGCTGCCGCGCATCATGCGCATCACCATCCGCTTCGGCGCCCCGCTGGACTTCTCGCGCTATGCGGGGCTGGAGGACGAACGCATCGCACTGCGCGCCGTCACCGACGAGATCATGTACGCGATCCTCACCCTGTCGGGACAGGAGTACGTCGACACCTACGCGGGCGAGGCCAAGGCCGCGGCACAGGCACAGGCGCGCGCCCACGGACGGCGCGGGCACGGGAGGGAGACCGCGGACTGA
- a CDS encoding roadblock/LC7 domain-containing protein yields the protein MTIEPRIREELHTLRDQVRHFQGGMVASVDGMVIAHDLPDIEPDGLAALTAAAIGVAKRLTDATGQGAFEESLTRGTDGYIAAYSAGRRAVLTAVASPDTNVGRLHLQARRAAERIGALVDAPPHR from the coding sequence ATGACGATCGAACCCCGGATACGGGAGGAACTGCATACGCTGCGCGATCAAGTGCGCCACTTCCAGGGCGGGATGGTGGCGAGCGTGGACGGCATGGTGATCGCCCATGATCTGCCGGATATCGAGCCGGACGGCCTGGCCGCCCTCACCGCGGCCGCGATCGGCGTCGCCAAACGGCTCACCGACGCGACCGGGCAGGGCGCCTTCGAGGAATCCCTGACCCGCGGCACGGACGGCTATATCGCGGCCTACTCGGCCGGGCGGCGGGCGGTCCTGACCGCCGTGGCGAGCCCGGACACCAACGTGGGGCGGCTCCATCTGCAGGCCCGAAGGGCAGCGGAGCGGATCGGCGCCCTCGTGGACGCACCGCCCCACCGGTAG
- the ureG gene encoding urease accessory protein UreG, protein MHLDHKDTFPERHTYSAADPVRPDGARRALRIGLGGPVGTGKTATVAALCRALRDELSIAVVTNDIYTREDAEFLLREAVLPAERIAAVETGACPHTAIRDDISANLEAVEDLEEAVGPLDLVLVESGGDNLTATFSKGLVDAQIFVIDVAGGDDIPRKGGPGVTTSDLLVINKTDLAPYVGVDLEGMARDAKAQRGELPVAFTALKSENGVRPVTDWVRGRLAEWTAGRA, encoded by the coding sequence ATGCACCTCGACCACAAGGACACCTTCCCCGAGCGCCACACCTACAGCGCCGCCGACCCGGTACGCCCCGACGGCGCTCGCCGTGCCCTGCGCATCGGGCTCGGCGGCCCGGTCGGCACCGGCAAGACCGCCACCGTCGCCGCACTGTGCCGCGCGCTGCGCGACGAGCTGTCCATCGCCGTCGTCACCAACGACATCTACACCCGCGAGGACGCCGAATTCCTGCTCCGCGAGGCCGTCCTGCCCGCCGAGCGGATTGCCGCCGTCGAGACCGGCGCCTGCCCGCACACCGCCATCCGCGACGACATCTCCGCCAACCTCGAAGCCGTCGAGGACCTGGAGGAGGCGGTCGGCCCGCTCGATCTCGTCCTGGTCGAATCCGGCGGTGACAACCTCACCGCGACCTTCTCCAAGGGGCTGGTCGACGCCCAGATCTTCGTGATCGACGTGGCCGGCGGCGATGACATCCCGCGCAAGGGCGGCCCCGGCGTCACCACCTCCGACCTGCTCGTCATCAACAAGACCGACCTCGCCCCCTACGTCGGCGTCGACCTGGAGGGCATGGCCCGCGACGCCAAGGCGCAGCGCGGCGAGCTGCCGGTCGCCTTCACCGCCCTGAAGTCGGAGAACGGCGTACGGCCGGTGACGGACTGGGTCCGTGGCCGGCTGGCGGAGTGGACCGCGGGCCGGGCATGA
- a CDS encoding TIGR02452 family protein: MSARLRGMAQETERIVAAGAYRAPGGRLVEIGAAVRRARAGTRLYGPDPVAVEAPSSKVRTVFEVTGEGSLTAGQRLAQTGEGPTAVLNFASARNPGGGYLNGAQAQEEALCRGSALYTCVREAPDFYAAHRAEPSPFYSDRVVLSPGVPVFRDDRGTLLDVPYEAGFLTAAAPNAGVIARQRPAETGRVAAALATRAERVLEVAAAGGHRRLVLGAWGCGVFRNEPAEVAGAFAAALLDGGRFSGWFDHIVFAVLDRRADSPTRAAFSAIFPA; the protein is encoded by the coding sequence ATGAGCGCCCGACTGCGTGGCATGGCACAGGAAACGGAACGGATCGTCGCGGCGGGCGCGTACCGCGCGCCGGGCGGACGGCTGGTGGAGATCGGCGCTGCGGTCCGCCGGGCCCGGGCCGGGACCCGGCTGTACGGGCCGGACCCGGTGGCGGTCGAGGCGCCGTCGTCGAAGGTGCGCACGGTGTTCGAGGTGACGGGAGAGGGCAGCCTCACGGCGGGGCAGCGGCTGGCACAGACGGGCGAAGGGCCGACGGCCGTGCTGAACTTCGCCTCCGCACGCAATCCCGGCGGCGGCTACCTCAACGGTGCGCAGGCCCAGGAGGAAGCGCTGTGCCGGGGGTCGGCGCTCTACACCTGTGTGCGTGAGGCCCCGGACTTCTATGCCGCGCACCGGGCCGAGCCAAGCCCGTTCTACAGCGACCGGGTGGTCCTCTCCCCCGGCGTGCCGGTGTTCCGCGACGACCGCGGCACCCTGCTCGACGTGCCGTACGAGGCGGGCTTTCTGACGGCCGCCGCGCCGAACGCGGGAGTGATCGCGCGGCAGCGGCCGGCCGAGACGGGCCGCGTCGCGGCGGCCCTGGCGACGCGTGCGGAGCGGGTGCTGGAGGTGGCGGCGGCCGGCGGGCACCGCCGGCTGGTGCTCGGCGCCTGGGGCTGCGGGGTCTTCCGCAACGAACCGGCCGAGGTGGCAGGGGCGTTCGCGGCCGCGCTGCTGGACGGCGGCCGGTTCAGCGGCTGGTTCGACCATATTGTGTTCGCCGTGCTGGACCGTCGGGCGGACTCCCCCACCAGGGCCGCCTTCTCCGCGATTTTTCCGGCATGA
- a CDS encoding type 1 glutamine amidotransferase domain-containing protein produces the protein MRVLMPVPDRDFDVTEVAVPWRLLTDAGHHVVFATERAGTRPACDPRLLTGVLFGQLGAAEEPRHFYEELTRSEEFAATVGWAELVPEEYDGLILPGGHAPGMRQYLGSEVLRQQVGRFWALDRPVGAICHGVLVAARARDASTGRSLLADRRTTCLPKYMERSAYLATAWRLGRYYRTYPAYVEDEVRAALAGPDARFERGPRVLAARGTATDDSAAFVVQDGRYLSARWPGDAYLFGRRFGALLEARER, from the coding sequence ATGCGCGTGCTGATGCCGGTCCCGGACCGCGATTTCGATGTCACCGAAGTGGCGGTGCCCTGGCGGCTGCTCACCGACGCCGGCCACCACGTCGTCTTCGCCACCGAACGGGCCGGCACCCGGCCCGCCTGCGACCCGCGGCTGCTGACCGGTGTCCTCTTCGGACAGCTCGGCGCCGCGGAGGAGCCCCGGCACTTCTACGAAGAGCTCACCCGGAGCGAGGAGTTCGCCGCGACCGTCGGCTGGGCGGAGCTGGTCCCGGAGGAGTACGACGGGCTGATCCTGCCGGGCGGGCACGCACCGGGGATGCGGCAGTACCTGGGTTCGGAGGTACTGCGGCAGCAGGTCGGCAGGTTCTGGGCGCTGGACCGGCCGGTCGGGGCGATCTGCCACGGTGTGCTGGTGGCGGCGCGGGCACGGGACGCGTCCACCGGCCGCAGCCTGCTCGCGGACCGGCGGACGACCTGCCTGCCGAAGTACATGGAGCGGTCGGCGTATCTGGCCACCGCATGGCGGCTCGGCCGCTACTACCGTACGTATCCGGCGTATGTGGAGGACGAGGTCAGGGCCGCGCTGGCCGGCCCGGACGCCCGCTTCGAGCGGGGGCCCAGGGTCCTGGCCGCGCGGGGCACCGCGACCGACGACTCGGCCGCGTTCGTCGTGCAGGACGGCCGTTACCTCTCCGCGCGCTGGCCGGGCGATGCCTATCTCTTCGGACGCCGGTTCGGCGCGCTCCTGGAGGCCCGCGAGCGCTGA